From a region of the Chrysemys picta bellii isolate R12L10 chromosome 7, ASM1138683v2, whole genome shotgun sequence genome:
- the LOC135972776 gene encoding uncharacterized protein LOC135972776, translating to MQSSPAVMAVQSGNRKRAPAWTDREVLDLIAVWGDESVLSELRSKRRNAKIYEKISKDMAERGYSRDATQCRVKIKELRQGYQKTKEANGRSGSHPQTSRFYEALHSILGAAATTTPPVTVDSEDGILSTAGSSDMLGDGEDEEGDEEGEAVGSSHNADFPDSQDLFITLTEIPYEASPAITPDTESGEGSATPSATVSQPSLESHSQRLARIRRRKKRTREDMFSELMASSQAQAAQQTQWRENLTRMHQANMDREERWRQEDQQATQTLLGLLREQTDTLRRLVDVLQERRQEDRAPLQSISNRPPPPPSPIPTSPKVQRRRGGRVPANSHSTPAESSSSRRLSFPKI from the exons atgcagagctctccagcagtgatggccgtgcagtctgggaatagaaagagagccccagcatggactgatcgtgaagtcttggatctcatcgctgtgtggggcgatgagtccgtgctttccgagctgcgatccaaaagaaggaatgcaaagatctacgagaagatctctaaagacatggcagagagaggatacagccgggatgcaacgcagtgccgcgtgaaaatcaaggagctgagacaaggctaccagaagaccaaagaggcaaacggacgctccggatcccatccccagacatcccgtttctacgaggcactgcattccatcctcggtgctgccgccaccactaccccaccagtgaccgtggactctgaggatgggatactgtccacggccggttcctcagacatgttaggggacggggaagatgaggaaggagatgaggagggcgaggcagttggcagctctcacaacgctgatttccccgacagccaggatctcttcatcacccttacagagatcccctacgaagcgtccccagccattaccccggacacagaatctggtgaaggatcagcca ccccgtctgcgactgtctcacaacctagcctggaatcacactcccagaggctagcgcggattaggcgtaggaagaagaggacacgggaggacatgttctctgagcttatggcctcttcccaagcccaggcagcacagcagacccagtggcgggagaacttgacccgaatgcaccaagccaacatggatcgggaggagaggtggcggcaggaagaccagcaggcgactcaaacgctgcttggactactgagggagcaaacggacacgctccggcgccttgtggatgttctgcaggaacggaggcaggaggacagagccccgctgcagtccatctctaaccgccctcccccgccaccaagtcccatacccacctcacccaaagtgcaaagaaggagaggcggcagagtccctgctaactctcactccacccctgcagagagctctagtagcagaaggctctcatttcccaaaatttga